A single genomic interval of Xyrauchen texanus isolate HMW12.3.18 chromosome 8, RBS_HiC_50CHRs, whole genome shotgun sequence harbors:
- the hgs gene encoding hepatocyte growth factor-regulated tyrosine kinase substrate isoform X3: protein MGKGGGTFERLLDKATSQLLLETDWESILQICDLIRQGDTQAKYAIGAIKKKLSDKNPHVVIYALEVLESVVKNCGQTIHDEVACKVTMEELKELFKKQPELNVKNKILYLIQAWAHAFRNEPKYKVVQDTYQIMKVEGHVFPEFKESDAMFAAERAPDWVDAEECHRCRVQFGVMTRKHHCRACGQIFCGKCSSKCSTIPKFGIEKEVRVCEPCFEILNNHPSLSPPPRKAEGKSTNSGQSELPPEYLTSPLSQQSQVVPTESMPPKRDEAALQEEEELQLAIALSQSEAEEKQRMRHKNTYTAYPKADPTPVTSSAPPASTLYTSPVNSSAPSAEEVDPELARYLNRTYWEKKQEEARKSPTPSAPAPVSLPEPVPISQPVESHTPVQPINIVEQYQNGESEENHEQFLKALQNAVTTFLNRMKSNHMRGRSITNDSAVLSLFQSINNMHPQLLEILNQLDEKRLYYEGLQDKLAQVRDARAALNALRDEHREKLRRAAEEAERQRQMQLAQKLEIMRQKKQEYLAMQRQLAIQRLQEQEKERQMRLEQQKHTIQMRAQMPAFSLPYAQMQSLPHNVAGGVVYPPAGPPSYPGTFSPAGSVEGSPMHGAYMNQPGQTGAGGPYQAMPVSATDPNMVNAYMYQTAGNNGQPAAPGQAPPSTTPAYTNYQPTPTQGYQNVVSQAQSLPPMSQAAPTNGMAYMGYQPYSMQNMMTALPGQDPNMPPQQPYMPGQQPMYQQMAPPGGPQQPSQQQHQHQHQQAPPGSAEAQLISFD from the exons ATGGGCAAAGGCGGCGGTACATTTGAGAGACTGTTGG ATAAAGCTACCAGTCAGCTGCTGCTGGAGACAGACTGGGAGTCCATTTTGCAGATATGTGACCTCATTCGCCAAGGAGATACACA GGCAAAATATGCAATTGGCGCCATCAAGAAGAAACTCAGTGACAAAAATCCACACGTAGTCATTTATGCTCTTGAG gttctggagtcagtggtgaaGAACTGTGGCCAGACGATTCACGATGAAGTGGCCTGTAAGGTGACAATGGAAGAGCTGAAAGAGCTGTTCAAG AAACAACCTGAACTGAACGTGAAGAACAAGATCCTTTATCTCATCCAGGCCTGGGCCCACGCCTTCCGCAACGAGCCCAAGTACAAAGTCGTTCAGGACACTTATCAGATCATGAAAGTGGAAG GTCATGTCTTCCCAGAATTCAAGGAGAGTGATGCCATGTTTGCTGCAGAGAGG GCCCCTGATTGGGTAGATGCAGAGGAATGCCACAGATGTCGGGTTCAGTTTGGAGTAATGACCCGAAAG CATCACTGCAGGGCATGTGGGCAGATTTTCTGTGGGAAATGCTCTTCTAAGTGCTCTACCATTCCTAAGTTTGGCATTGAGAAGgaggtgcgtgtgtgtgagccCTGCTTCGAGATTCTCAACAA CCACCCCTCCCTCTCTCCCCCTCCTAGGAAAGCTGAAGGGAAGAGCACCAACTCTGGGCAGTCTGAGCTCCCCCCTGAGTACCTGACCAGCCCTCTGTCCCAGCAGTCTCAGGTAGTGCCCACCGAATCA ATGCCTCCTAAAAGAGACGAGGCGGCGCTCCAGGAGGAAGAGGAACTGCAGCTGGCCATCGCTCTGTCTCAGAGTGAAGCTGAGGAGAAGCAGAGGATG AGACATAAGAACACATACACTGCATACCCTAAAGCTGATCCCACCCCTGTGACTTCctctgccccacctgccagcactctCTACACCTCTCCTGTG AACTCATCAGCTCCGTCTGCTGAAGAAGTGGATCCAGAG CTGGCTCGTTATCTGAATAGAACTTACTGGGAGAAGAAACAAGAAGAGGCTCGGAAGAGTCCCACCCCCTCCGCTCCTGCCCCGGTGTCACTGCCTGAGCCTGTGCCAATCAGCCAACCAGTGGAGAGCCACACCCCAGTCCAACCCATCAACATAGTGGAG CAGTATCAGAATGGCGAATCGGAGGAGAACCACGAGCAGTTCCTGAAAGCCTTGCAGAATGCAGTCACCACCTTCCTCAACCGCATGAAGAGCAACCACATGCGCGGACGCAGCATCACCAATGACAGCGCGGTGCTCTCTCTCTTCCAGTCCATAAACAACATGCACCCACAGCTGCTCGAGATTCTCAACCAGCTGGACGAGAAGAGAT TATACTACGAGGGACTTCAGGACAAACTGGCGCAGGTGCGTGATGCTCGAGCGGCTCTGAACGCTCTGAGAGATGAACACAGAGAGAAACTTCGGAGGGCTGCGGAGGAAGCCGAGAGACAGAGACAAATGCAGCTCGCTCAGAAACTGGAGATCATGAGGCAGAAGAAACAG GAGTACCTGGCAATGCAGAGGCAGCTGGCCATTCAACGTCTGCAGGAGCAGGAGAAGGAGAGACAGATGCGTCTGGAGCAGCAGAAACACACCATACAGATGAGAGCACAGATGCCTGCATTCTCTCTGCCTTACGCCCAG ATGCAGTCACTGCCACATAATGTGGCAGGAGGGGTGGTGTATCCCCCTGCTGGGCCTCCAAGTTACCCAGGCACGTTCAGCCCTGCTGGTTCAGTGGAAGGGTCGCCCATGCATGGTGCCTATATGAACCAGCCTGGACAGACAGGTGCTGGTGGGCCATACCAGGCCATGCCTGTGTCTGCTACAG ATCCCAACATGGTGAACGCTTACATGTACCAGACCGCCGGCAACAACGGACAGCCTGCTGCTCCGGGACAAGCCCCTCCCTCAACCACCCCTGCCTATACTAATTACCAGCCCACACCCACACAGGGATACCAG AATGTGGTGTCTCAAGCTCAGAGTTTGCCCCCTATGTCCCAGGCTGCCCCTACCAATGGCATGGCCTATATGGGCTACCAGCCATACAGCATGCAG AATATGATGACAGCTCTTCCAGGACAAGACCCCAACATGCCCCCCCAACAGCCGTACATGCCTGGGCAACAGCCGATGTACCAGCAG ATGGCTCCCCCTGGTGGTCCACAGCAGCCATCACAACAACAGCACCAGCACCAGCACCAGCAGGCTCCTCCAGGCAGCGCAGAGGCTCAGCTTATTTCGTTTGACTGA
- the hgs gene encoding hepatocyte growth factor-regulated tyrosine kinase substrate isoform X4 yields the protein MGKGGGTFERLLDKATSQLLLETDWESILQICDLIRQGDTQAKYAIGAIKKKLSDKNPHVVIYALEVLESVVKNCGQTIHDEVACKVTMEELKELFKKQPELNVKNKILYLIQAWAHAFRNEPKYKVVQDTYQIMKVEGHVFPEFKESDAMFAAERAPDWVDAEECHRCRVQFGVMTRKHHCRACGQIFCGKCSSKCSTIPKFGIEKEVRVCEPCFEILNNHPSLSPPPRKAEGKSTNSGQSELPPEYLTSPLSQQSQMPPKRDEAALQEEEELQLAIALSQSEAEEKQRMRHKNTYTAYPKADPTPVTSSAPPASTLYTSPVNSSAPSAEEVDPELARYLNRTYWEKKQEEARKSPTPSAPAPVSLPEPVPISQPVESHTPVQPINIVEQQYQNGESEENHEQFLKALQNAVTTFLNRMKSNHMRGRSITNDSAVLSLFQSINNMHPQLLEILNQLDEKRLYYEGLQDKLAQVRDARAALNALRDEHREKLRRAAEEAERQRQMQLAQKLEIMRQKKQEYLAMQRQLAIQRLQEQEKERQMRLEQQKHTIQMRAQMPAFSLPYAQMQSLPHNVAGGVVYPPAGPPSYPGTFSPAGSVEGSPMHGAYMNQPGQTGAGGPYQAMPVSATDPNMVNAYMYQTAGNNGQPAAPGQAPPSTTPAYTNYQPTPTQGYQNVVSQAQSLPPMSQAAPTNGMAYMGYQPYSMQNMMTALPGQDPNMPPQQPYMPGQQPMYQQMAPPGGPQQPSQQQHQHQHQQAPPGSAEAQLISFD from the exons ATGGGCAAAGGCGGCGGTACATTTGAGAGACTGTTGG ATAAAGCTACCAGTCAGCTGCTGCTGGAGACAGACTGGGAGTCCATTTTGCAGATATGTGACCTCATTCGCCAAGGAGATACACA GGCAAAATATGCAATTGGCGCCATCAAGAAGAAACTCAGTGACAAAAATCCACACGTAGTCATTTATGCTCTTGAG gttctggagtcagtggtgaaGAACTGTGGCCAGACGATTCACGATGAAGTGGCCTGTAAGGTGACAATGGAAGAGCTGAAAGAGCTGTTCAAG AAACAACCTGAACTGAACGTGAAGAACAAGATCCTTTATCTCATCCAGGCCTGGGCCCACGCCTTCCGCAACGAGCCCAAGTACAAAGTCGTTCAGGACACTTATCAGATCATGAAAGTGGAAG GTCATGTCTTCCCAGAATTCAAGGAGAGTGATGCCATGTTTGCTGCAGAGAGG GCCCCTGATTGGGTAGATGCAGAGGAATGCCACAGATGTCGGGTTCAGTTTGGAGTAATGACCCGAAAG CATCACTGCAGGGCATGTGGGCAGATTTTCTGTGGGAAATGCTCTTCTAAGTGCTCTACCATTCCTAAGTTTGGCATTGAGAAGgaggtgcgtgtgtgtgagccCTGCTTCGAGATTCTCAACAA CCACCCCTCCCTCTCTCCCCCTCCTAGGAAAGCTGAAGGGAAGAGCACCAACTCTGGGCAGTCTGAGCTCCCCCCTGAGTACCTGACCAGCCCTCTGTCCCAGCAGTCTCAG ATGCCTCCTAAAAGAGACGAGGCGGCGCTCCAGGAGGAAGAGGAACTGCAGCTGGCCATCGCTCTGTCTCAGAGTGAAGCTGAGGAGAAGCAGAGGATG AGACATAAGAACACATACACTGCATACCCTAAAGCTGATCCCACCCCTGTGACTTCctctgccccacctgccagcactctCTACACCTCTCCTGTG AACTCATCAGCTCCGTCTGCTGAAGAAGTGGATCCAGAG CTGGCTCGTTATCTGAATAGAACTTACTGGGAGAAGAAACAAGAAGAGGCTCGGAAGAGTCCCACCCCCTCCGCTCCTGCCCCGGTGTCACTGCCTGAGCCTGTGCCAATCAGCCAACCAGTGGAGAGCCACACCCCAGTCCAACCCATCAACATAGTGGAG CAGCAGTATCAGAATGGCGAATCGGAGGAGAACCACGAGCAGTTCCTGAAAGCCTTGCAGAATGCAGTCACCACCTTCCTCAACCGCATGAAGAGCAACCACATGCGCGGACGCAGCATCACCAATGACAGCGCGGTGCTCTCTCTCTTCCAGTCCATAAACAACATGCACCCACAGCTGCTCGAGATTCTCAACCAGCTGGACGAGAAGAGAT TATACTACGAGGGACTTCAGGACAAACTGGCGCAGGTGCGTGATGCTCGAGCGGCTCTGAACGCTCTGAGAGATGAACACAGAGAGAAACTTCGGAGGGCTGCGGAGGAAGCCGAGAGACAGAGACAAATGCAGCTCGCTCAGAAACTGGAGATCATGAGGCAGAAGAAACAG GAGTACCTGGCAATGCAGAGGCAGCTGGCCATTCAACGTCTGCAGGAGCAGGAGAAGGAGAGACAGATGCGTCTGGAGCAGCAGAAACACACCATACAGATGAGAGCACAGATGCCTGCATTCTCTCTGCCTTACGCCCAG ATGCAGTCACTGCCACATAATGTGGCAGGAGGGGTGGTGTATCCCCCTGCTGGGCCTCCAAGTTACCCAGGCACGTTCAGCCCTGCTGGTTCAGTGGAAGGGTCGCCCATGCATGGTGCCTATATGAACCAGCCTGGACAGACAGGTGCTGGTGGGCCATACCAGGCCATGCCTGTGTCTGCTACAG ATCCCAACATGGTGAACGCTTACATGTACCAGACCGCCGGCAACAACGGACAGCCTGCTGCTCCGGGACAAGCCCCTCCCTCAACCACCCCTGCCTATACTAATTACCAGCCCACACCCACACAGGGATACCAG AATGTGGTGTCTCAAGCTCAGAGTTTGCCCCCTATGTCCCAGGCTGCCCCTACCAATGGCATGGCCTATATGGGCTACCAGCCATACAGCATGCAG AATATGATGACAGCTCTTCCAGGACAAGACCCCAACATGCCCCCCCAACAGCCGTACATGCCTGGGCAACAGCCGATGTACCAGCAG ATGGCTCCCCCTGGTGGTCCACAGCAGCCATCACAACAACAGCACCAGCACCAGCACCAGCAGGCTCCTCCAGGCAGCGCAGAGGCTCAGCTTATTTCGTTTGACTGA
- the hgs gene encoding hepatocyte growth factor-regulated tyrosine kinase substrate isoform X1, producing the protein MGKGGGTFERLLDKATSQLLLETDWESILQICDLIRQGDTQAKYAIGAIKKKLSDKNPHVVIYALEVLESVVKNCGQTIHDEVACKVTMEELKELFKKQPELNVKNKILYLIQAWAHAFRNEPKYKVVQDTYQIMKVEGHVFPEFKESDAMFAAERAPDWVDAEECHRCRVQFGVMTRKHHCRACGQIFCGKCSSKCSTIPKFGIEKEVRVCEPCFEILNKKAEGKSTNSGQSELPPEYLTSPLSQQSQMPPKRDEAALQEEEELQLAIALSQSEAEEKQRMRHKNTYTAYPKADPTPVTSSAPPASTLYTSPVNSSAPSAEEVDPELARYLNRTYWEKKQEEARKSPTPSAPAPVSLPEPVPISQPVESHTPVQPINIVEVQGALKNPKSPFLRMVHFFCATFLTEILVSPQQQYQNGESEENHEQFLKALQNAVTTFLNRMKSNHMRGRSITNDSAVLSLFQSINNMHPQLLEILNQLDEKRLYYEGLQDKLAQVRDARAALNALRDEHREKLRRAAEEAERQRQMQLAQKLEIMRQKKQEYLAMQRQLAIQRLQEQEKERQMRLEQQKHTIQMRAQMPAFSLPYAQMQSLPHNVAGGVVYPPAGPPSYPGTFSPAGSVEGSPMHGAYMNQPGQTGAGGPYQAMPVSATDPNMVNAYMYQTAGNNGQPAAPGQAPPSTTPAYTNYQPTPTQGYQNVVSQAQSLPPMSQAAPTNGMAYMGYQPYSMQNMMTALPGQDPNMPPQQPYMPGQQPMYQQMAPPGGPQQPSQQQHQHQHQQAPPGSAEAQLISFD; encoded by the exons ATGGGCAAAGGCGGCGGTACATTTGAGAGACTGTTGG ATAAAGCTACCAGTCAGCTGCTGCTGGAGACAGACTGGGAGTCCATTTTGCAGATATGTGACCTCATTCGCCAAGGAGATACACA GGCAAAATATGCAATTGGCGCCATCAAGAAGAAACTCAGTGACAAAAATCCACACGTAGTCATTTATGCTCTTGAG gttctggagtcagtggtgaaGAACTGTGGCCAGACGATTCACGATGAAGTGGCCTGTAAGGTGACAATGGAAGAGCTGAAAGAGCTGTTCAAG AAACAACCTGAACTGAACGTGAAGAACAAGATCCTTTATCTCATCCAGGCCTGGGCCCACGCCTTCCGCAACGAGCCCAAGTACAAAGTCGTTCAGGACACTTATCAGATCATGAAAGTGGAAG GTCATGTCTTCCCAGAATTCAAGGAGAGTGATGCCATGTTTGCTGCAGAGAGG GCCCCTGATTGGGTAGATGCAGAGGAATGCCACAGATGTCGGGTTCAGTTTGGAGTAATGACCCGAAAG CATCACTGCAGGGCATGTGGGCAGATTTTCTGTGGGAAATGCTCTTCTAAGTGCTCTACCATTCCTAAGTTTGGCATTGAGAAGgaggtgcgtgtgtgtgagccCTGCTTCGAGATTCTCAACAA GAAAGCTGAAGGGAAGAGCACCAACTCTGGGCAGTCTGAGCTCCCCCCTGAGTACCTGACCAGCCCTCTGTCCCAGCAGTCTCAG ATGCCTCCTAAAAGAGACGAGGCGGCGCTCCAGGAGGAAGAGGAACTGCAGCTGGCCATCGCTCTGTCTCAGAGTGAAGCTGAGGAGAAGCAGAGGATG AGACATAAGAACACATACACTGCATACCCTAAAGCTGATCCCACCCCTGTGACTTCctctgccccacctgccagcactctCTACACCTCTCCTGTG AACTCATCAGCTCCGTCTGCTGAAGAAGTGGATCCAGAG CTGGCTCGTTATCTGAATAGAACTTACTGGGAGAAGAAACAAGAAGAGGCTCGGAAGAGTCCCACCCCCTCCGCTCCTGCCCCGGTGTCACTGCCTGAGCCTGTGCCAATCAGCCAACCAGTGGAGAGCCACACCCCAGTCCAACCCATCAACATAGTGGAGGTACAAGGAGCACTAAAAAATCCAAAGAGTCCATTCCTGAGAATGGTCCATTTTTTTTGTGCTACTTTTCTTACTGAGATTCTTGTGTCTCCTCAGCAGCAGTATCAGAATGGCGAATCGGAGGAGAACCACGAGCAGTTCCTGAAAGCCTTGCAGAATGCAGTCACCACCTTCCTCAACCGCATGAAGAGCAACCACATGCGCGGACGCAGCATCACCAATGACAGCGCGGTGCTCTCTCTCTTCCAGTCCATAAACAACATGCACCCACAGCTGCTCGAGATTCTCAACCAGCTGGACGAGAAGAGAT TATACTACGAGGGACTTCAGGACAAACTGGCGCAGGTGCGTGATGCTCGAGCGGCTCTGAACGCTCTGAGAGATGAACACAGAGAGAAACTTCGGAGGGCTGCGGAGGAAGCCGAGAGACAGAGACAAATGCAGCTCGCTCAGAAACTGGAGATCATGAGGCAGAAGAAACAG GAGTACCTGGCAATGCAGAGGCAGCTGGCCATTCAACGTCTGCAGGAGCAGGAGAAGGAGAGACAGATGCGTCTGGAGCAGCAGAAACACACCATACAGATGAGAGCACAGATGCCTGCATTCTCTCTGCCTTACGCCCAG ATGCAGTCACTGCCACATAATGTGGCAGGAGGGGTGGTGTATCCCCCTGCTGGGCCTCCAAGTTACCCAGGCACGTTCAGCCCTGCTGGTTCAGTGGAAGGGTCGCCCATGCATGGTGCCTATATGAACCAGCCTGGACAGACAGGTGCTGGTGGGCCATACCAGGCCATGCCTGTGTCTGCTACAG ATCCCAACATGGTGAACGCTTACATGTACCAGACCGCCGGCAACAACGGACAGCCTGCTGCTCCGGGACAAGCCCCTCCCTCAACCACCCCTGCCTATACTAATTACCAGCCCACACCCACACAGGGATACCAG AATGTGGTGTCTCAAGCTCAGAGTTTGCCCCCTATGTCCCAGGCTGCCCCTACCAATGGCATGGCCTATATGGGCTACCAGCCATACAGCATGCAG AATATGATGACAGCTCTTCCAGGACAAGACCCCAACATGCCCCCCCAACAGCCGTACATGCCTGGGCAACAGCCGATGTACCAGCAG ATGGCTCCCCCTGGTGGTCCACAGCAGCCATCACAACAACAGCACCAGCACCAGCACCAGCAGGCTCCTCCAGGCAGCGCAGAGGCTCAGCTTATTTCGTTTGACTGA
- the hgs gene encoding hepatocyte growth factor-regulated tyrosine kinase substrate isoform X2: protein MGKGGGTFERLLDKATSQLLLETDWESILQICDLIRQGDTQAKYAIGAIKKKLSDKNPHVVIYALEVLESVVKNCGQTIHDEVACKVTMEELKELFKKQPELNVKNKILYLIQAWAHAFRNEPKYKVVQDTYQIMKVEGHVFPEFKESDAMFAAERAPDWVDAEECHRCRVQFGVMTRKHHCRACGQIFCGKCSSKCSTIPKFGIEKEVRVCEPCFEILNNHPSLSPPPRKAEGKSTNSGQSELPPEYLTSPLSQQSQVVPTESMPPKRDEAALQEEEELQLAIALSQSEAEEKQRMRHKNTYTAYPKADPTPVTSSAPPASTLYTSPVNSSAPSAEEVDPELARYLNRTYWEKKQEEARKSPTPSAPAPVSLPEPVPISQPVESHTPVQPINIVEQQYQNGESEENHEQFLKALQNAVTTFLNRMKSNHMRGRSITNDSAVLSLFQSINNMHPQLLEILNQLDEKRLYYEGLQDKLAQVRDARAALNALRDEHREKLRRAAEEAERQRQMQLAQKLEIMRQKKQEYLAMQRQLAIQRLQEQEKERQMRLEQQKHTIQMRAQMPAFSLPYAQMQSLPHNVAGGVVYPPAGPPSYPGTFSPAGSVEGSPMHGAYMNQPGQTGAGGPYQAMPVSATDPNMVNAYMYQTAGNNGQPAAPGQAPPSTTPAYTNYQPTPTQGYQNVVSQAQSLPPMSQAAPTNGMAYMGYQPYSMQNMMTALPGQDPNMPPQQPYMPGQQPMYQQMAPPGGPQQPSQQQHQHQHQQAPPGSAEAQLISFD from the exons ATGGGCAAAGGCGGCGGTACATTTGAGAGACTGTTGG ATAAAGCTACCAGTCAGCTGCTGCTGGAGACAGACTGGGAGTCCATTTTGCAGATATGTGACCTCATTCGCCAAGGAGATACACA GGCAAAATATGCAATTGGCGCCATCAAGAAGAAACTCAGTGACAAAAATCCACACGTAGTCATTTATGCTCTTGAG gttctggagtcagtggtgaaGAACTGTGGCCAGACGATTCACGATGAAGTGGCCTGTAAGGTGACAATGGAAGAGCTGAAAGAGCTGTTCAAG AAACAACCTGAACTGAACGTGAAGAACAAGATCCTTTATCTCATCCAGGCCTGGGCCCACGCCTTCCGCAACGAGCCCAAGTACAAAGTCGTTCAGGACACTTATCAGATCATGAAAGTGGAAG GTCATGTCTTCCCAGAATTCAAGGAGAGTGATGCCATGTTTGCTGCAGAGAGG GCCCCTGATTGGGTAGATGCAGAGGAATGCCACAGATGTCGGGTTCAGTTTGGAGTAATGACCCGAAAG CATCACTGCAGGGCATGTGGGCAGATTTTCTGTGGGAAATGCTCTTCTAAGTGCTCTACCATTCCTAAGTTTGGCATTGAGAAGgaggtgcgtgtgtgtgagccCTGCTTCGAGATTCTCAACAA CCACCCCTCCCTCTCTCCCCCTCCTAGGAAAGCTGAAGGGAAGAGCACCAACTCTGGGCAGTCTGAGCTCCCCCCTGAGTACCTGACCAGCCCTCTGTCCCAGCAGTCTCAGGTAGTGCCCACCGAATCA ATGCCTCCTAAAAGAGACGAGGCGGCGCTCCAGGAGGAAGAGGAACTGCAGCTGGCCATCGCTCTGTCTCAGAGTGAAGCTGAGGAGAAGCAGAGGATG AGACATAAGAACACATACACTGCATACCCTAAAGCTGATCCCACCCCTGTGACTTCctctgccccacctgccagcactctCTACACCTCTCCTGTG AACTCATCAGCTCCGTCTGCTGAAGAAGTGGATCCAGAG CTGGCTCGTTATCTGAATAGAACTTACTGGGAGAAGAAACAAGAAGAGGCTCGGAAGAGTCCCACCCCCTCCGCTCCTGCCCCGGTGTCACTGCCTGAGCCTGTGCCAATCAGCCAACCAGTGGAGAGCCACACCCCAGTCCAACCCATCAACATAGTGGAG CAGCAGTATCAGAATGGCGAATCGGAGGAGAACCACGAGCAGTTCCTGAAAGCCTTGCAGAATGCAGTCACCACCTTCCTCAACCGCATGAAGAGCAACCACATGCGCGGACGCAGCATCACCAATGACAGCGCGGTGCTCTCTCTCTTCCAGTCCATAAACAACATGCACCCACAGCTGCTCGAGATTCTCAACCAGCTGGACGAGAAGAGAT TATACTACGAGGGACTTCAGGACAAACTGGCGCAGGTGCGTGATGCTCGAGCGGCTCTGAACGCTCTGAGAGATGAACACAGAGAGAAACTTCGGAGGGCTGCGGAGGAAGCCGAGAGACAGAGACAAATGCAGCTCGCTCAGAAACTGGAGATCATGAGGCAGAAGAAACAG GAGTACCTGGCAATGCAGAGGCAGCTGGCCATTCAACGTCTGCAGGAGCAGGAGAAGGAGAGACAGATGCGTCTGGAGCAGCAGAAACACACCATACAGATGAGAGCACAGATGCCTGCATTCTCTCTGCCTTACGCCCAG ATGCAGTCACTGCCACATAATGTGGCAGGAGGGGTGGTGTATCCCCCTGCTGGGCCTCCAAGTTACCCAGGCACGTTCAGCCCTGCTGGTTCAGTGGAAGGGTCGCCCATGCATGGTGCCTATATGAACCAGCCTGGACAGACAGGTGCTGGTGGGCCATACCAGGCCATGCCTGTGTCTGCTACAG ATCCCAACATGGTGAACGCTTACATGTACCAGACCGCCGGCAACAACGGACAGCCTGCTGCTCCGGGACAAGCCCCTCCCTCAACCACCCCTGCCTATACTAATTACCAGCCCACACCCACACAGGGATACCAG AATGTGGTGTCTCAAGCTCAGAGTTTGCCCCCTATGTCCCAGGCTGCCCCTACCAATGGCATGGCCTATATGGGCTACCAGCCATACAGCATGCAG AATATGATGACAGCTCTTCCAGGACAAGACCCCAACATGCCCCCCCAACAGCCGTACATGCCTGGGCAACAGCCGATGTACCAGCAG ATGGCTCCCCCTGGTGGTCCACAGCAGCCATCACAACAACAGCACCAGCACCAGCACCAGCAGGCTCCTCCAGGCAGCGCAGAGGCTCAGCTTATTTCGTTTGACTGA